One genomic segment of Candidatus Amarolinea dominans includes these proteins:
- a CDS encoding right-handed parallel beta-helix repeat-containing protein codes for MIGGTLPADRNVISGNRFAGVRIEGNLALTNTVQGNLIGPALDGASVLTDSQQLYGVHLTNIAYDNLVLDNVISGNSVAGVVLSDSAGGNLVRGNIIGPAAGGEALLAGGVQSDGVWINTSASNNLVQANLISGNRANGVRITGSGAFRNRVWANTIGPRRPEVPCPAASRRWACV; via the coding sequence GTGATTGGCGGCACGCTGCCCGCGGACCGCAATGTCATCAGCGGCAACCGCTTTGCCGGCGTGCGCATCGAGGGCAACCTGGCGCTGACCAACACCGTACAGGGCAACCTGATCGGCCCGGCGTTGGATGGCGCCTCGGTGCTGACCGACAGCCAGCAACTGTACGGAGTTCACCTCACCAATATCGCCTATGACAACCTGGTGCTTGACAACGTCATCTCCGGCAACAGCGTGGCGGGCGTGGTGCTTTCGGACAGCGCGGGCGGCAACCTGGTGCGAGGCAACATCATCGGGCCAGCCGCCGGCGGAGAGGCGCTCCTGGCCGGCGGTGTCCAGAGCGACGGCGTGTGGATCAACACCAGCGCCAGTAATAACCTGGTGCAGGCCAATCTGATCAGCGGTAACCGCGCCAACGGCGTGCGCATCACCGGCAGCGGCGCCTTTCGGAACCGGGTGTGGGCCAACACGATCGGGCCGCGGCGGCCGGAGGTCCCCTGCCCGGCAGCGTCCAGGCGGTGGGCGTGCGTCTGA